One genomic region from Limibacillus halophilus encodes:
- the ribB gene encoding 3,4-dihydroxy-2-butanone-4-phosphate synthase, which produces MDRTKAEIERDEAWRVTFREIISPIEEIIEEARNGRIFILVDDEDRENEGDLVVPAQMATPEAINFMAKFGRGLICLALTHERIDQLGLKLMEQRNESRHATAFTLSIEAREGVTTGISAPDRARTISVAIDPASSPRDIVTPGHVFPLMAREGGVLVRTGHTEAAVDLARLAGLNPSGVICEIMNDDGTMARRDDLIAFAQTHGLKIATIADLIAYRRRNERIVERTLETSFESRHGGTFNMAVYTNKLAYAEHVALWKGEIDASAPVLVRMHALNVLDDVLGDGESGRGGELQRAMEIIGEAGRGVVVLLREPSATSLSDRLRKRMGHEVSKSVELRDYGVGAQILLDLGVKDMVLLSNSRKTVIGLEGYGLSIVDQRPIE; this is translated from the coding sequence ATGGACCGCACCAAGGCCGAGATCGAACGCGACGAAGCATGGCGCGTTACCTTCCGGGAAATAATCTCGCCGATCGAAGAGATCATCGAAGAAGCGCGCAATGGCCGCATTTTCATTTTGGTCGATGACGAGGATCGAGAGAACGAAGGTGACTTGGTCGTACCGGCACAGATGGCGACCCCTGAAGCGATCAATTTCATGGCAAAGTTTGGGCGGGGTCTGATTTGCCTGGCTTTGACACACGAGCGGATCGACCAACTTGGCTTGAAGCTGATGGAGCAGCGCAACGAGAGCCGCCACGCAACGGCATTCACCTTGTCAATCGAAGCGCGTGAGGGGGTGACCACCGGAATTTCGGCGCCTGACCGGGCACGGACGATTTCGGTTGCGATCGATCCTGCATCGAGCCCACGCGATATCGTGACGCCAGGGCATGTCTTTCCCCTGATGGCGCGGGAGGGCGGGGTGCTGGTGCGGACCGGCCACACGGAGGCGGCTGTCGATTTGGCGCGTCTTGCGGGCTTGAACCCTTCGGGTGTGATCTGTGAGATCATGAACGATGACGGCACTATGGCGAGGCGCGACGACTTGATCGCCTTTGCACAAACCCATGGTCTGAAAATCGCGACCATTGCCGACTTGATTGCCTATCGCCGCCGCAACGAGCGTATTGTGGAACGCACGCTTGAAACATCCTTCGAAAGTCGCCACGGCGGCACTTTCAACATGGCGGTCTACACAAACAAACTGGCCTACGCCGAGCATGTAGCCTTATGGAAGGGTGAGATAGACGCCAGCGCGCCGGTGCTGGTTCGGATGCACGCATTAAACGTGCTGGACGATGTGCTGGGCGATGGCGAAAGCGGTCGCGGCGGTGAACTACAAAGAGCAATGGAGATCATCGGTGAAGCGGGAAGAGGGGTCGTCGTGTTGCTGCGTGAGCCTTCGGCCACGAGCCTATCCGATCGACTGCGTAAACGCATGGGTCATGAGGTGAGCAAATCCGTGGAACTTCGCGATTATGGCGTTGGCGCTCAGATTCTGTTGGACCTGGGTGTAAAGGACATGGTGCTGCTGTCCAACAGCCGTAAAACGGTGATTGGGCTTGAGGGCTACGGCCTGTCTATCGTAGACCAGCGCCCTATTGAGTAA
- a CDS encoding 6,7-dimethyl-8-ribityllumazine synthase gives MAHVLIVEARFYEDIANEMVKGAEAALKQAGVTWERIAVPGAFEIPAAVSLAAESGLFDGFVALGCVIRGETTHYDYVCQESARKLQDLAADAGLPIGYGILTCENDAQAWERAAVDRKNKGKDAVEACLAMIALRERFLSDDVEAGE, from the coding sequence ATGGCGCATGTATTGATCGTTGAGGCGCGGTTCTATGAGGACATCGCCAACGAAATGGTAAAGGGCGCCGAGGCAGCGCTAAAGCAAGCGGGCGTGACCTGGGAGCGGATCGCTGTGCCGGGCGCCTTCGAGATACCTGCCGCTGTGTCTCTGGCGGCTGAAAGCGGGCTTTTCGACGGTTTTGTCGCCTTGGGTTGCGTGATCCGCGGCGAAACAACGCATTACGACTATGTTTGCCAGGAAAGTGCGCGCAAGCTTCAAGACTTGGCTGCGGACGCGGGCTTGCCCATCGGCTATGGAATCCTCACCTGCGAGAACGACGCCCAAGCTTGGGAGCGGGCCGCAGTTGATCGAAAGAACAAAGGCAAGGATGCCGTCGAAGCTTGCCTCGCGATGATCGCACTGCGAGAGCGCTTTCTGTCGGACGACGTGGAAGCAGGCGAATGA
- the nusB gene encoding transcription antitermination factor NusB, producing the protein MTGPQAPQTTRNASPRRLARLAAVQALYQLDVNGGEPSRVILEFLQHRLNDVVEGLDLTQLDRQLFNDLVAGVAQDREALTQMVAPALVEGWPLERLEVLLRLILCCGAFELWQRSDVPARAVISEYLEVTHAFFDGKEPSFVNGVLNRLAHSLREDEFGTAAGEGK; encoded by the coding sequence ATGACCGGACCGCAAGCACCTCAAACGACCCGAAATGCCAGTCCGCGCCGTCTTGCGCGATTGGCTGCGGTGCAAGCTTTGTACCAACTGGACGTCAATGGTGGAGAGCCGTCGCGGGTCATTCTCGAGTTCCTGCAGCATCGCTTGAACGATGTTGTCGAAGGCCTGGACCTGACGCAATTGGATCGGCAGCTTTTCAACGATCTCGTAGCTGGTGTCGCACAAGACCGTGAGGCGCTCACCCAGATGGTGGCGCCTGCGTTGGTCGAAGGTTGGCCGCTGGAGCGCTTGGAGGTGCTTTTGCGCCTGATCCTGTGTTGCGGTGCGTTCGAGCTTTGGCAGCGCTCCGATGTGCCGGCTCGGGCAGTTATCAGCGAGTATCTGGAGGTCACGCACGCCTTTTTTGATGGCAAGGAGCCATCGTTCGTTAACGGCGTACTCAATCGCCTCGCCCAT